Proteins from one Ricinus communis isolate WT05 ecotype wild-type chromosome 9, ASM1957865v1, whole genome shotgun sequence genomic window:
- the LOC8261334 gene encoding S-adenosylmethionine synthase 2, with protein sequence METFLFTSESVNEGHPDKLCDQVSDAILDACLAQDPDSRVACETCTKTDMVMVFGEITAEATVDYEKIVRDTCRSIGFTSDDVGLDADSCKVLVNIEQQSPDIAQGVHGHLTKRPEEIGAGDQGHMFGYATDETPELMPLSHVLATKLGARLTEVRKNGTCPWLRPDGKTQVTVEYYNDHGAMVPVRVHTVLISTQHDETVTNDEIAADLKEHVIKPVIPEEYLDEKSIFHLNPSGRFVIGGPHGDAGLTGRKIIIDTYGGWGAHGGGAFSGKDPTKVDRSGAYIVRQAAKSIVANGLARRCIVQVSYAIGVPEPLSVFVDTYGTGKIPDKEILKIVKENFDFRPGMISINLDLKRGGNGRFLKTAAYGHFGRDDPDFTWEVVKPLKWEKTEA encoded by the coding sequence ATGGAGACCTTTCTATTCACATCTGAATCAGTGAACGAGGGACACCCGGACAAGCTCTGCGATCAGGTCTCCGACGCAATTCTCGATGCTTGTTTGGCTCAGGACCCTGACAGCAGGGTCGCTTGCGAAACTTGCACCAAGACCGACATGGTCATGGTTTTTGGAGAGATCACTGCCGAGGCTACTGTAGATTATGAGAAGATTGTTCGCGACACTTGCAGATCTATTGGATTTACTTCTGATGACGTCGGCCTTGACGCTGACAGTTGCAAGGTTCTCGTTAATATTGAGCAGCAGAGTCCTGATATTGCTCAGGGTGTCCACGGTCACCTCACTAAGCGTCCCGAGGAAATTGGTGCTGGTGATCAAGGTCATATGTTTGGTTATGCGACTGACGAGACTCCTGAATTGATGCCTTTGAGCCATGTTTTAGCTACCAAGCTTGGCGCCCGTCTCACTGAGGTTCGCAAGAATGGAACTTGCCCCTGGTTGAGGCCTGATGGCAAAACCCAAGTTACTGTTGAGTACTATAATGACCATGGTGCTATGGTTCCTGTACGAGTTCACACTGTCCTCATCTCTACTCAGCATGATGAGACTGTCACAAATGACGAGATTGCTGCTGATCTCAAGGAGCATGTCATCAAGCCTGTCATTCCTGAAGAGTATTTGGATGAAAAGAGTATCTTCCATCTTAACCCATCAGGACGTTTTGTCATTGGCGGTCCTCATGGTGATGCTGGTCTCACTGGCCGTAAGATCATTATTGACACCTATGGTGGATGGGGTGCCCATGGAGGTGGTGCTTTCTCCGGGAAAGATCCGACCAAGGTTGACAGGAGTGGAGCCTACATTGTCAGGCAGGCTGCAAAGAGCATTGTAGCTAATGGGCTCGCTAGAAGGTGCATTGTTCAGGTTTCTTATGCCATTGGCGTTCCTGAGCCTTTGTCTGTATTTGTAGACACTTATGGAACTGGAAAGATTCCTGACAAAGAGATTCTCAAGATCGTAAAGGAGAACTTTGATTTCAGGCCTGGTATGATTTCAATCAACCTTGATCTCAAGAGAGGTGGCAATGGCAGGTTTTTGAAGACAGCTGCATATGGACACTTTGGCAGGGATGATCCAGATTTCACTTGGGAGGTGGTCAAGCCCCTCAAGTGGGAAAAAACTGAAGCTTAA
- the LOC8261333 gene encoding autophagy-related protein 8i produces the protein MGKAKSFQAFEQRLQESNTIIAKYPGRVPVIIERYSKTDLPEMEKRKYLVPRATSVGQFIHILSGRLHLAPGKALFVFVKNTLPPTASLMDSVYESYKDDDGFLYMYYSSEKTFG, from the exons ATGGGTAAAGCTAAGTCTTTCCAAGCATTCG AGCAAAGACTCCAAGAATCAAATACTATCATTGCCAAATACCCAGGCCGAGTCCCT GTGATTATAGAAAGATATTCAAAGACGGACCTGCCTGAAATGGAGAAAAGAAA ATATCTAGTTCCCCGAGCTACGTCTGTCGGGCAATTCATCCACATCTTAAGTGGTAGGCTGCATTTGGCTCCTGGAAAAGCTCTGTTTGTATTTGTAAAGAACACATTGCCTCCAACAG CAAGCCTTATGGATTCAGTGTATGAATCTTACAAGGATGATGACGGGTTCCTCTATATGTATTACAGCAGCGAGAAGACCTTTGGCTGA